ccttgagcaagacacctccccgggcgctgtggatagggctgcccactgctctgggcaagtgtgctcactgccccctagtttgtgtgtgttcactagtgtgtatgtggtgtttgtgggttaaatgcggaggtggaatttccccgtttgtgggattaaaaaatcAGCCAGTGCTTTGGTCCGAGAGCAGTCTGCGGGGTTTGATTGCTACACAGGCTTTTAAACCCGATAGCCTCCGAGATTTGGTTTGTGAAGACTTTGTGATGTAAGTGGCTTAAAATAAATTTGGGGTAGGCAGAATCAATGTGTCCTGTACCGTCTCGGCTCTAACCCAAACCCACTGAGCCcttgagccaatcagaatggcTCTGGCATGTTTCCTGTAGAGGCCTTCACGAGGAGCCTGACTTGCGTTACAAATGGTTTCCAGTATTGCGCTGCATTGTGAAAAACGCAGCGTCTCTAGCCAGTAAAGAAGATCAACACTGCTAAAGATTGGACTTCTGAAACTAACTACGCCCCTAGTAGTAcctgtaactgtgtgtgtgtgtgtgtgtgtgtgtgtgtgtgtgtgtgtgtgattgaacCGAACTTAAAGTTTCTCTGTATcgctgttgttgtattttgatgtttttatatCTTTATCTTGCCTCAATTGTTCCTCCTTCTCTCAGCCTGTGATGCGTCTCACTTGGAGACCTTCAATAAAGTTCTTGGTAGAACGCAGTCGTAACGCAGCCCCCCTGCTGTCCTGTCTTCTTTCGGTCCTTCTTTCCGAGCGAGCGCAGGCTCAGTTATTTTGTTGTTATCGGGTCTGATGATCATACACAAAGAGAGATGAGCGAGAGCGACGACACTGTGGAGATTAAAACGCAGAAAAGGTCTCTTGAGTTCCTGACCTGAGCTGAAGTCATTCATGATATCGAGTGTGGGGTCTTGTCATTAGTCTGATAAACTAGTGGGGGGGGGAGTGGGTGGGggggcaaaaacaaaacaaaaaaaaatctgcatacaGATGATTGTGTTCTGATATGATATGAGACGTCATTATTCTTAGAAATTAATTTTAGCTTAATGGTATCTATTGAGGGCGGTCAGATTAATGAAATGGAGGAGGCTTTTCTCCATTAAAGCATTACGCAGTGCCTGCCATTAAAGTATTAGATGGTTAAGAGATCACATTCATTTTAGTTATGGGGATTtagctcctcctgctcctcttcTGCTGTGAGGTCTGAGCGTTTGAGTCTGGGGAGAAGACCACCCAGGAGGAACACCTGAGAGCGAGAGGGTGCGTTGGGACGCATGACCGCGTGCCGTGGCGTTCTGGCCTTTTGTGTAGTTATTAAAGAGGTTCACGCGCTTGGATGTCAATGATTATGTAACGGCTCTCCGCCGTGCGTGTGACGTTGAGGGCTTTGCGGAGGAGCATCGCCGAGGTCGCCGGTAATAAAGATAAAAGCACGTTAAGCAGGCCACGCGCCCCGATACGGCTCTTATCTCAGTGAAGTAATCCATCAGAACGAGCcgtctgtgcgtgtgtgcgcgtcgGGGCGGAGGGGGGCGGAGGAGGCCggaggggggtggaggggggcgGAGGGACAAGATGGATCCGCtggattatttttttccctctctgacTTCAGAGTCACTTCTGTGTGACAGTTTTCGGAGCAACTCTGCTTCTCGGATACGGACTAATCCCCCAGATTACCAGCCAGCCGGGAGCGCGCGCCCTGCTGCGGGCCGCGGGCCGCGGGGCGTTCAGAGAAACTGCGCGTGCTTGAGTTTGGGTGTGTCAGACTGCCTTTTAGCTAAAAACCCACATCACTGACTTCTCTAAACTTATGAAGCGAcgcccccctccccctcccccagctccacacccccccccccccccacacacacacacacactcacacacacacacacaaaactattATGCTGGCCTTTGACAATCCAGCGGTGGAACATCTGTTTGCATGcttagagaaagagagcattAGAGAAATCCAGCATCCCTTCAAAGCTCCGACTCGGACTGCGACAgagagcaaacacacacacctctctcactccctctctctctcaccccccccctcaccccccctctctctcacccccccctcactccccctctctctcactccccctctctctcactccctctctctctctcactccccctctctctcactcccactctctctcactcccactctctctcaccccccctcactccccctctctctcactcccactctctctcactccccctctctctcactccctctctctctcactccctctctctctcactcccacactctctcactccctctctctctctcactccccctctctctcactcccactctctctcactcccactctctctcacccccccctcactccccctctctctcactccctctctctctcactcccactctctctcactccccctctctctcactccctctctctctcactccctctctctctcactcccacactctctcactccccctctctctcactccctctctctctcactccccctctctctcactccccctctctctcactccctctctctctcactcccactctctctcactccccctctctctcactccctctctctctcacttcccctCTCTCACGctccccccctctctcgctccctctctctctcgctccctctctctcgctccttctctctcactccccctctctctcactctctctctcactccctctcactctctctcaccccccctctctctcactctctctcactccctctctctctcactccctctcactccctctctctctcgctccttctctctcactccctctctcactccctctctctcacgccctctcacttcctctctctctgtctctctctcttttcctttccctctctctctctctgtctctctccctctctctctctctctctctctctctctctctctctctctctctctctccctctctctctctctctctctctctctctctccctccctctgtctctctctcactccctctcactccctctctctcactccctctctctcttttcctttccctctctctctccctctctctctctctctctccctctctccctctctctcacactccctctcactccctctctctcactccctctctctctcactccctctctctcttttcctttcactcgctctctctctccctctctctctctctatctctctctctctctctccctctgtctctctcttttcctttccctctctctctctctgtctctctgtctctctctctctctctccctctgtctctctcttttcctttccctctctctctctctctctctctatctctctctctctctccctctgtctctctcttttcctttccctctctctctctctgtctctctccctctctccctctcactccctctctctcactccctctctctctcactccctctctctcttttcctttccctctgtctctctctcttttcctttccctcgctctctctctccctctctctccctctctctctctcactctctgtctctctctctctctccctctctccctctctctctctctctctgtctgtctgtctgtttgatCGGACCGTTATAGCTTCATTATAAAAGTGAGGCGCTTGGACGAGCGCGGCTCTGACGTCAGAGCAAGCAGAGGGTCTCTGACGGTCGCGCTTGCGCTCATTGCTCGTCACCACTGCCGCTGCCTGATGAGCCCCCTGTCCCCACCCcactccctccccccctccgcGCTATCCGGAGAGCGCACGCGgaccctcctcctccttccagcTAGAGGTCCCTCCATGCATCCTGCTCGGATGCTCTAACGACGttaggagaaagagggagagagagagagagagggaggggggatagagagagagagaaagagggagtgagagagagggagcgagaggggggagagagagaggcagggagagagaggaagggagggaggggggagggggggcttGAGACACTGACGGGATTTCTCCCGCAGACTGACTCGCTCGCGCGCCCCGGTGCTTCGGTCCCGCCATGGGCTGCACGTTGAGCGCGGAGGAGCGCGCGGCGCTGGATCGGAGCAAAGCAATCGAGAAGAACCTGCGCGAGGATGGAGTGAGCGCCGCCAAACAAGTGAAACTCCTGCTGCTCGGTAAGACCGTTTGGAAGAGACGCCGGGGGTCCGGGGCTGGTGGGGGGCTGCGTTTGTGTTCTCTCGGGCGCGTGATTAAAGCGTTTTTACTTGTAccggtgcgtgtgtgtgaggacGCGTGTGGATGGTGTGTTGGCGCGTGGCTTCCTAACAGCCTGTGTGTTCGCAGGCGGCGGGGAGTCGGGGAAGAGCACGATTGTCAAACAGATGAAGTAAGTCTTTCTGAAGCGCTCGTGCCCGTGCTGGTGGCTGAGCTCCCCTCCTTTTCCAGCACCGCCATGTTTCCGTTGCatgcccctctctctgtctctctctctgtgtctctctgtctctctctctctgtctctctctccgtctctctctctgccccgcTTCGGCGTCCAGTCGCGGCGATTCGCGGCGCTGTCCGCTGTGGTGGTACTGAAACTTCCCTGTCCCCCCAGAGACagttctgtgtgtttctgtgcagtgtgtggtcactgggtcttctgagtgtgtctgtgtgcacatcagtgtttgtgttggtcagtTTTTGTGCTTATatcaaaagtgtgtgtgtgtgtgtgtgtgtgtgtgtgttgcagtgtaAGGAAGAAAGGGTCAGTGAACGCTTGGCCCTTCTGTAATGTGTCTGTGAGAGACTGTGGGCTTGCGTTtgaatctctctctgtgttaatCTTAATGGGTGGCTTTTAGTGCCTGATCCCTACAGTCTTGTTAAGCACCAGCTACCCATTAACCGGATTTTGTGCGACTATGGCACCTAACCTTACAAGCACACAACCAAGCACAACAGCTGGGAAGATGACACAGCGGTGGCGACAGATTTGACATTGTTTACTACAAGTGCCGTCCACAACATTACGGGCTTATGAAGTtacacaacagcagaaccagaGCTGCCCAGTGGGCTGAAAGGAAGAAACTGCACCAGAAGTTGAAGCTAAATCTATGAGGCTTGAATAGCAGTCGTTACCTCAGCAGTCGTTACATTGTTGCCTCATGATGTTTTTATCTGATCAGCCCACTTTACTACATAACACACTACATAACAAAACTGCCGCTAAATTAATTACATAACACATTTGAACAGATTTGGCTGGAGGTTTTAGTTTTTCTGTGTTAATGGATTGGTAGAATATCATCTGACAAAAacgtttgtgtgtctgtgtgttagggagagagagggagaatgagagtgggagagagagagagagagagaaggagggagagagagagcaggagagagagaggggggggagggagagagaggaagagagagaaggagggagagagaaagagagaggggcagagaaagagagagagggggggaaggagggagagatagaggggggagagagaaggagagagagagagaaggagggagagagagagggatagggagagaaggagggagagagagagagagaatgagagagagagagaaggagagagggagtgagaaagagaggggggagagaggagggggagaaagagagggggggagaaggtgggagagagagggggggggggagaggggggggggggagagagagagaaggagagagagagggggggggagggagagagagggagggagagggagagagaaagagagagagagagaaggagggagagagagagagggatagggagagagaaggagagagagagagaaggagggagagagagagggatagggagagaaggagggagagagagagagagaatgagagagagagagaaggagagagggagtgagaaagagagggagggagagaggagggggagaaagagagggggggagaaggtgggagagagagaggggggggggggagagagaaggagggagagagagggggagagagagaaagagagagaaggagagagtatAAGTTTTTACTTATAGTATTTCTGTGTATTAGGATTATCCATGAAGACGGTTTCAGTGGAGATGATGTGAAGCAGTTTAAACCCGTCGTCTATAGTAACACCATTCAGAGTCTGGCCACAATTCTGCGAGCTATGGAGACCCTCGGCATTGAGTACACCGACAAGAGCAGGGCTGTGAGTATATGCACATAACCAGTGATACATACACCCCTCCTTCCACTAGGAATGCCCCCATCTGTTGCATTATAAATATAAGATCTTCCCTctaaacggttcttcagattgatggagaaagtgctcTATATGGTTCTCTCTATATACAcaccaccaaaaagggctccTCTGCTGTAGCAaggtcaagcttgtaaaaatagGAGtatgtttttggtgctatatagaagccttttcaaaaaggttctacagacAACCATATAGAGCATATCGTTGATCAATTTGGGGACCCAtctcaccatgcagagaaccctttaatcatgcagttgtctgtatagaaccatttgctttactgaggaaccttgaagaaccatcttttttagaaGTGTGGCATGTTTGTATTCCTTACATTTCATGCTGATTAACCTGTTCTGAAAACTTTATCTCTGCCCAGCCCCACCTAGTGGGGTTTTGATCtgacacacctggctctaataatATGTAGGCCACTATGTAGCATCTACAGATTAGGGCCAGGTGTGTCGAGCTCAATTCTGCAGGGCGGTAGttctccaggagcagggttggGCAACTATGACCTACATGAGTTTGTGATTAACTGGGTTACAGTGACATCTAGTGTATCAAAATATAATAATCCTCTTAATGAGCAGAATGATTATTGTAACACAGCCTTTCTTATTTTGTACTAAAAGgggcttcatttatttattttttactttttttgactttttttttactttcataaTGTGTAACTGTCTTCACATGTTTGCACAGCCAGCTTCCCAGACCAAAAATCATTTCTAACCATGATTGACCACTGGAACCCCCTGTCCATATTGTGTGTACGTCTTCAGGCTGATGCGAAGCTGATCTTTGATGTGGTCAGCCGAATGGAGGACACAGAGCCCTACTCTCCCGAACTGCTTGGGGCTATGATGCGTGTGTGGAAAGATGGTGGGACTCAGGCCTGTTTCGGTCGCTCGCGAGAATATCAGCTCAATGATTCAGCGCAATAGTAAGACATTCGCAAACATGCTGGTAACGTTACAGGAGAAGCTAAAAACATCACTGATGCTCTATGTAACAAGGTTTTATTATAAGTAACATTGGACAATTTCTAGAGGCCCAATCATAACGACATTTCTGTATAATGTGGatgccattttcaaattgtgtaaagaaaacagcaacaaaaatagagatacaaggtcaTTTCTGACAGAGACAACGAAGGAGTGGCAGGTATTATAATTCGACATGCCTAATGCTGTTAGATTTGTTCATATTATGAGAAAACATCAGGTTCATACAGACCATAAAGACTTTAATCCCATGTCCGTGTGTTGACGTGCTGAAACAAGTTTCATGTTGTAGCTACCTGGACAGTTTGGAGCGCATTGGGTCACCAGACTACCTGCCCACTGAGCAGGATATTCTTCGGACACGCGTTAAAACTACTGGCATTGTGGAGACGCACTTCACTTTCAAGAACCTCAACTTCAGGTAAGGTGTCAGCGGTAGGAACATTTCTTTGCACGCTGTGTCAATTTATCTGCTGATTTATTTGATGAgtctaaaatgaaataatgactgaTAAAGCACAGGATGTCAGCTTTAGTATGAGGGCTTTCACATTTACGTTGAACCATACTGGAATGCACTAGTGTTCCCCAATGTAGAGGCAGGAGATGTGCTCAATATAAAGCTCTTCTACCTCCTACCACCCTGCCTACGTCAACATTTCTACCCCGTATAACAATCCAGCAGAAAACTGGATCcacataaacacaacaaacattGCAGCACCCACTGCAACACTGTAAAGACCACAGCACGTGTCTGCCTGCCGCCGGCATGTTTGCCCAATGAACATGacaaaaataacaagaaaacaACACAGTACACAAACCTAATCATCCTAGGCTGAACTACCACAGCGGGCAGACCGAAAGAACACAACATAACTGAGGTAAAGTCTCATAGCTGAAATGAAAAGAAGATGAAAAGATCAGAAAAGATGAGGACACCAGagcttcacattcacacactggTGTGCCATTAACAAACACTGGCAGACAGCAACGGTTGCTATGCAGTGACTGGAGCGCTGAGGAAAATAAGTTGGAGTTTGGTGGAGAGCTTAAAAACGTGATTGGTTATAAAACAGCGACAGCACTGTCGCACTATAGATTTCATTAACTCTAAACGTTTCTTCCCCATTTGATTGGGTAGGAATATGATCTATCTGAGTAGGCCCAGGCCAACCCGTGGTTTCGCCCCAGAAACATACTAAACTAAGCAGTTTTTAGGGCCAAAATATGGGATGAGAATGCATATCACTAACTAGGAAGACGACGTCTAGGTAAAAAGTGAAGACATTTACTtggaagaacagaaaaaaacacccaGCATCATAACTGATGTCTCACAGACTTAATGTAGttactgaaaggaaaaaaatctggaaaaattaTGTTCATTTGTGGAAGTACATTGATCCCTTTACGTGGGAAAACTAGGCTCTGTATGAAAAAGTCTGTGATGCCTTTATGGTTCACTCAACGTAGATATAAGCCTTCAAGTTCTTGGTCAAGACCACATCTACAAATCCAGTGTGCAGGAACACAAAGCCCAAACAGCAAAACCTGTCCCATGATAAAAACTCCAAAGTCAAACTTTATCAAATACATCAGATGCACTGAAGCGGGGCGTACAGAAATGTTCCGCGTGTGTAAAATGTGTGTCAAATTTACTGAGAAACATGTGGCATTGTCCTGTGTTTGATTTGACTGATGCCTGTTGCTTTTGTAATATACAACATTTTTTTGGGCACCTCAGTCAAAAACAACACGTTTTGTTGAAAATCAGTATCCACTGTCTACAGAGAGCACTCTTCTGCAtactttaatacacaattactgtttgtctGCTGAATCTTACATAGAGGTttcctgtaaaggatgtgttaacttattttcatttacatttacatttacagtatttagcagacgatcttatccagagcgacttacaagaagagctttgtctgtctagagaaagtctctctgctagttaccagtagcttagagagaaagacggtcctgagctcagatactgctagaaacacagtcactgcagacaccaagagaagaagaaccagagttgaacgcagaactctgagccattcaatgcaatacaataacaataagatacaatacaataaactacagtacaataaactacaatacagagtgcaggacaataaaataagtgcagctaaattttcactttaaaaagttCAAACATGCATTTTCACCAGGGCTGTTTGAATCTTTGTACATGCTTGTATTTATAGTGTCTATTGGGAGACTTTAGTGCCACAAATGCATGTCAGTTTTCTGCCATGATCTCCGTGTGCTCTCTAAAGTCACATCGTTCTGTTATTGAGATATGAAACGTGTTAATAACCTTTATAGGTATATTGATATGAGCACAATAGTGAGAGAATAGAAGACGCTTTGGGCTGCTCATTTAGTTCCATGCTCATGTTAGTGTTGTGATGTTTTAGCTGCTGAACATTGTGTAATATGGAGTGTGTTACACGTTAAGTTACAGAACACAGAGTTGGAGCCCCAGAACCTTTTAAGATGCACATTACACTGCGAatgtgactgtgtttgtgtcCACTTTAGGCTGTTCGATGTAGGGGGACAGAGATCAGAGAGGAAGAAATGGATCCACTGCTTCGAGGATGTGACAGCCATTATCTTTTGTGTAGCACTGAGTGGCTATGACCAAGTGTTACACGAAGATGAGACAACGGTAAACACACTCTGATGTAAACATTTGCCAAAATACACATTCTCACACGCAACAGATCAGTGGGAAAtacactgtaatacactgtaagtACATAATGCAAAAATCATAAATAGCTCCACTTTAAGTCGTGGTACTGCCCGCTCTACTCGCTCTAACAGTGGGACAGAAATTTTGCCCACTCACTGTCAATTATTTCATTTAGTCAGCAAGTTCTCAGTGGTTTAAATCAGTTGAGAGTGAGCCGTTAAGTTAATGGAGAAAGTGGCAAAATATGGTCGTAATTTTTGATTGATTAGACGCTACAATAGCATAGTTACAAGCAGTCCAACCAAACTAAATCTCTGGCAGTCTATTCCATTGACACTGaagtttagtccaagactaggcttaatcacTGTTCGGGAAACCAGCCCTATGTGAGCAATACATTGAAAAGACATGGTGGTTGCTTACATATTCAAAGGCCTTCACCCTTCTGTGTTAGTAATACTGGATCCAACTGGCTATGAGGGAAATTAGAAAAAGAGCAtggaataaaatgattttaacgACTTTGCTTTACTGATTGAAATCTAGGACTTTAATCTAGGATTGTAGTTCAAAATGCACAACAAGCGCTCAAGCTGTTACGCAACTCCACAAGCTGTAAGCTACATTGCAAATCATTGCAGGGCTCTTTTAAATGACCTCCTGagtttgagatgtttttgtatgtataaAAGTTCAAATCTATTGAATTCCATGAACTTTGTttgatgctgtgtaaaatactaaaacagtaaaataggaGACAGGATCCAGATCTCATACATATTCATAACAAGGCTCCTTTGTAGCTGCATGTCTGAGAGGATAGTGCATCAACACATTCAGTGCTGAATCTTGGAGAAGAAGGAGGACTTTCAGTGGAAGCTTAACTGCCAGTGTTTCTTTCCATGGTATTAATGTCAGAATGAGAACTGCTATATAAATATTTTGCAAGCTTCTTGTGACGGGTATCATCGTGTC
This Pygocentrus nattereri isolate fPygNat1 chromosome 15, fPygNat1.pri, whole genome shotgun sequence DNA region includes the following protein-coding sequences:
- the gnao1b gene encoding guanine nucleotide binding protein (G protein), alpha activating activity polypeptide O, b — translated: MGCTLSAEERAALDRSKAIEKNLREDGVSAAKQVKLLLLGGGESGKSTIVKQMKIIHEDGFSGDDVKQFKPVVYSNTIQSLATILRAMETLGIEYTDKSRAADAKLIFDVVSRMEDTEPYSPELLGAMMRVWKDGGTQACFGRSREYQLNDSAQYYLDSLERIGSPDYLPTEQDILRTRVKTTGIVETHFTFKNLNFRLFDVGGQRSERKKWIHCFEDVTAIIFCVALSGYDQVLHEDETTNRMHESLMLFDSICNNKFFVDTSIILFLNKKDLFGEKIKKSPLTICFPEYTGANTYEDAAAYIQGQFESKNRSPNKEIYCHLTCATDTGNIQVVFNAVTDIIIANNLRGCGLY